In Anabas testudineus chromosome 12, fAnaTes1.2, whole genome shotgun sequence, one genomic interval encodes:
- the wbp1 gene encoding WW domain-binding protein 1, whose translation MVNPPAQSALYSCRLGFMSLELFLSRGTTQTCLSATHGTTEERRPPAVTSTSRRVDRLLYDSRRVNGRQPRKMPQKALGPIVGLLCTGTCLVQGKEFCFGVNNEQYRCEMGYCCGETECCTYYYELWWFWLVWTLIIMLSCCCAYRHRRVKMRLQQEQRQREISLMAYQGASSSFITPPPLNLRFWNDCKLPDYEEVVGHPPTPPPPYSENPPETHPTLPPQLSHPQPHAASGPQPLAETDPGLNSQASGSSSDQEAVPMQIQAEYLDEENAEASLMAEDEDEELVTRRRHVTGDSGIEVCICQLDVDEGSGLEEESDEEHRMCKVTGGDCCSGHQQQTFRQKEHSSELSSQTASTSTGDHMV comes from the exons ATGGTAAATCCTCCCGCACAGAGCGCCCTCTACAGCTGCAGGCTCGGTTTCATGTCACTGGAGCTGTTTCTGAGTCGaggaacaacacaaacatgtctgaGTGCGACACACGGAACAACTGAAGAGCGACGGCCACCTGCGGTCACCTCAACCAGTCGTCGAGTTGACCGACTGCTATATGATTCCCGTCGTGTCAACGGCCGACAACCCAGAAAGATGCCGCAGAAAGCACTGGGACCCATTGTAGGTCTTCTTTGTACCGGGACCTGTCTGGTGCAG GGCAAGGAGTTCTGTTTTGGGGTAAACAATGAACAGTACCGCTGTGAGATGGGGTATTGttgtggagagacagagtgCTGCACCTACTACTATGAACTCTGGT GGTTCTGGTTGGTATGGACTCTGATTATcatgctgagctgctgctgtgcctACCGACACCGAAGAGTTAAAATGCgtctgcagcaggagcagcgTCAACGTGAGATCAGCCTTATGGCCTACCAGGGAGCCTCCAGCTCCTTCATTACCCCTCCACCACTCAATCTGA GATTCTGGAATGACTGCAAACTTCCTGACTATGAAGAGGTGGTAGGTCATCCGccaacaccaccacctccaTATTCTGAAAACCCTCCTGAAACTCATCCAACACTCCCTCCACAACTGAGCCACCCCCAGCCTCATGCTGCCTCAGGACCACAACCGCTGGCTGAGACAGACCCAGGGCTGAACAGTCAGGCTTCAGGCTCATCATCCGATCAGGAAGCAGTTCCAATGCAGATCCAAGCAGAGTATCTGGATGAGGAGAATGCGGAGGCTTCATTGATGGCTGAAGACGAGGATGAAGAGCTAGTTACTCGGCGTCGGCATGTAACCGGCGACTCAGGGATTGAGGTATGCATTTGCCAGCTGGATGTAGACGAGGGCTCGGGGCTTGAGGAGGAAAGCGACGAAGAGCACCGGATGTGCAAGGTTACTGGTGGGGACTGCTGCTCCGGGCACCAGCAGCAGACCTTCAGACAGAAGGAGCACTCGTCCGAGCTGTCCAGCCAAACCGCCAGCACCAGCACTGGAGACCACATGGTGTGA
- the lman2la gene encoding lectin, mannose-binding 2-like a isoform X2: MTPVPQQSRPALKTGVGSLGSSHWELMGDAMVTTEQVRLTPDMQSRQGAVWSRIPCHLKDWEMQVHFKIHGQGKKNLNGDGMAIWYTKERVQKGPVFGNMDNFTGLGVFVDTYPNEEKYIEAQKKRYTPRTQRIFPFVLAMVGNGSISYDHERDGRTTELGGCNAMVRNLKHDTFLFIRYIRRRLTVMIDIDGQHEWRDCLDIPGVRLPQGYYFGASAITGDLSDNHDIISLKLYQLTVLRSSKDEEEEDEITIPSVDNMELIRSGQSEEGMSGLAIFFTVLFSMLGCIFLIVIGLVVYSHWNESRRKRFY, encoded by the exons GTGTGGGATCATTAGGCTCCTCCCACTGGGAGCTAATGGGGGATGCCATGGTAACCACGGAACAGGTGCGCCTCACACCTGACATGCAGAGCAGGCAGGGGGCAGTGTGGAGCCGCATT CCCTGCCATCTGAAGGACTGGGAGATGCAGGTGCACTTTAAGATTCACGGGCAAGGGAAGAAGAACCTGAATGGTGACGGGATGGCCATTTGGTACACTAAGGAACGTGTGCAGAAAG GACCTGTGTTTGGAAATATGGACAACTTCACTGGCTTGGGTGTTTTTGTGGACACGTATCCCAATGAGGAGAAGTACATAGAG GCGCAGAAAAAGAGATACACTCCTCGCACACAG AGGATCTTCCCTTTCGTACTGGCCATGGTGGGAAATGGCAGCATCAGCTACGACCACGAGCGGGACGGTCGGACCACAGAGCTGGGCGGCTGCAACGCCATGGTGCGCAACCTCAAACACGATACCTTCCTGTTCATCCGATACATCCGCCGCAGGTTGACg GTGATGATAGATATTGACGGACAACATGAATGGAGGGACTGCCTCGACATACCTGGAGTGCGACTGCCCCAAGGCTATTATTTTGGAGCGTCAGCCATCACTGGTGATCTCTCAG ATAATCATGACATAATTTCCCTGAAACTCTACCAACTGACTGTGTTGAGGAGTTcgaaagatgaggaggaggaagatgaaatAACCATACCAAGTGTAGATAACATGGAGCTAATTAGAT CAGGTCAGAGTGAAGAGGGGATGAGTGGATTAGCCATTTTCTTCACCGTTCTCTTCTCCATGCTGGGTTGTATCTTCCTCATCGTCATCGGCCTGGTGGTCTACAGCCACTGGAACGAGAGCAGGCGCAAGCGCTTCTACTGA
- the LOC113158268 gene encoding ADP-ribosylation factor-like protein 3, whose protein sequence is MSRLQVKVCVMHSRTSVFFILWTSVTLFMLTSPFPWQLNLTAVVGEMLIHSSQTEATAPEEDMGLLSILRRLKQSPEQEVQILLLGLDNAGKTTLLKQLAAENISHITPTQGFNIKSVQSSGFKLNVWDIGGQRKIRPYWRNYFERTDVLIYVIDSSDRKRLEETSLELAELLEEEKLAAVPLLIFANKQDLMTATPASELAESLHLHTIRDRMWQVQACSGLTAEGLQDGMTWVCRNLTLRKK, encoded by the exons ATGAGCCGGCTTCAG GTCAAAGTTTGTGTGATGCATTCGCGAACCTCCGTATTTTTCATTCTCTGGACGTCTGTCACGTTGTTTATGTTGACGTCACCGTTTCCGTGGCAACTGAACTTGACCGCTGTGGTCGGAGAGATGTTAATCCACTCATCCCAAACAGAGGCCACAGCACCGGAGGAAGACATG GGCCTGTTGTCCATTCTTCGGAGGCTGAAGCAATCTCCAGAACAGGAGGTGCAGATACTGCTGTTAGGTTTGGACAATGCTGGCAAGACTACTTTGCTGAAACAGCTGGCAGCTGAAAATATCAGCCACATCACCCCCACACAA GGTTTCAATATAAAGAGTGTTCAGTCGTCTGGCTTCAAGTTAAATGTTTGGGATATTGGAGGTCAGCGTAAGATCCGGCCCTACTGGAGGAACTACTTTGAGCGCACAGATGTGCTT ATCTATGTGATtgacagctctgacagaaaAAGGTTAGAAGAGACAAGTTTG GAGCTGGCTGAgttactggaggaggagaaacttGCTGCCGTGCCGCTGCTAATCTTTGCCAACAAGCAGGACCTGATGACAGCCACTCCAGCCTCTGAGCTGGCAGAGAGTCTCCATCTGCACACTATCCGGGATCGCATGTGGCAGGTCCAGGCCTGCTCAGGCCTCACTGCTGAGGGACTGCAG GATGGCATGACCTGGGTTTGCAGAAATCTAACATTACGGAAGAAATGA